One genomic region from Proteus vulgaris encodes:
- a CDS encoding zinc/cadmium/mercury/lead-transporting ATPase has product MTKHAHQHDNHKHTDACCSSSQCCSGHSENSTHSHTESGHSHTKIDKSDPECEDEHHHGHSHEHDHQHDHDDHDHSHDGHNHAHGSCDINAPVSNIEPEKIAQQRFSWKVQGMDCPSCAQKIETAALKVAGVKQAKVLFATEKLVVDADSDLRADVIAAINSAGFELFDLSSPQSQKVAKQSFLKESSFVIVLALLMAISWGAEFIDPQAGRAAFIATTLIGLFPIVKKSLQLIRSGTPFAIETLMSVAAIGALFINATEEAAMVILLFMIGEMLESYAAGRARRGVSALMALVPEEATLVKDGKKQTVPVAQLRPGDIIEIAPGSRLPTDAELVSAFASFDESALTGESVPVERLQGEKVAAGCLSVDRSVQMKVVSEQGQNAIDRILQLIEEAEERRAPIERFIDRFSRYYTPAIMLFSALVIIVPPLLFSQPWETWIYRGLTLLLIGCPCALVISTPAAITSALAAATKRGALIKGGAALEQLGTVNTIALDKTGTLTEGKPQVTDVVAETGFNEKEVLTFASSVEIGSHHPLAKAIINKAQDEGVLVVEAEDRKALAGKGIEGYLNSQHILVSAPSQLSEATLLSSQWQQEVARLEDEGKTVVVVLKESQLIGVIAMQDTLRSDAVESMKLLKEMNINAVMLTGDNPRAAAAIAKKLGMDFRAGLLPEDKVTSVMEISKTHNTMMVGDGINDAPAMKAATIGVAMGSGTDVALETADAALTHNRLTGLPEVIKLSRATRKIIRENITIALGLKAIFLVTSLLGITGLWVAVLADSGATALVTANAVRLLRVKISASSKE; this is encoded by the coding sequence ATGACTAAACATGCTCATCAACACGATAATCATAAACATACCGATGCTTGCTGCTCAAGCTCTCAATGCTGTTCAGGTCACTCAGAGAATAGTACGCACTCACATACTGAAAGCGGACATTCTCATACCAAGATAGATAAAAGTGATCCTGAATGCGAGGATGAGCACCACCACGGACACTCCCACGAACATGATCACCAGCATGATCATGATGACCACGACCATAGCCATGATGGGCACAATCACGCTCATGGAAGCTGTGATATCAACGCCCCTGTCTCTAATATTGAGCCAGAAAAGATTGCACAACAGCGCTTTAGCTGGAAAGTGCAAGGTATGGATTGCCCAAGTTGCGCTCAGAAAATTGAAACAGCCGCACTCAAAGTTGCAGGTGTAAAACAAGCAAAAGTCCTTTTTGCCACCGAAAAATTAGTCGTTGATGCTGATAGCGACCTACGTGCAGATGTGATTGCAGCCATTAACAGTGCTGGTTTTGAGCTTTTTGATCTCTCATCACCTCAATCCCAAAAAGTGGCGAAGCAAAGCTTCTTAAAAGAAAGCTCATTTGTGATTGTTTTGGCACTTTTAATGGCGATTAGCTGGGGTGCAGAGTTTATTGATCCCCAAGCAGGTCGTGCAGCCTTTATTGCAACAACCTTAATTGGTCTATTCCCCATTGTGAAAAAGTCCTTACAACTTATTCGCAGTGGTACGCCGTTTGCTATCGAAACATTGATGAGTGTTGCTGCAATTGGCGCACTATTTATTAATGCAACCGAAGAAGCAGCAATGGTCATTTTGCTGTTTATGATTGGTGAAATGCTGGAGTCTTATGCCGCAGGACGTGCTCGTCGTGGTGTGAGCGCCTTAATGGCATTAGTGCCAGAAGAAGCAACATTAGTCAAAGATGGTAAAAAACAAACTGTTCCTGTTGCGCAATTACGTCCGGGCGACATTATTGAGATTGCGCCAGGTTCACGTTTGCCAACAGACGCCGAACTAGTTAGTGCATTTGCAAGCTTTGATGAAAGTGCATTAACGGGTGAATCCGTACCCGTAGAGCGTTTACAAGGCGAAAAGGTCGCTGCTGGTTGTTTATCTGTCGATAGATCTGTACAGATGAAAGTGGTATCTGAACAAGGGCAGAATGCTATCGACCGTATTTTGCAATTGATTGAAGAAGCTGAAGAGCGTAGAGCCCCTATTGAACGCTTTATTGACCGCTTTAGTCGTTACTATACACCTGCGATTATGCTGTTCTCTGCACTGGTTATCATTGTTCCACCACTGTTGTTCTCACAACCTTGGGAAACATGGATTTATCGCGGTTTAACCCTATTACTGATTGGCTGTCCTTGTGCTTTAGTTATCTCAACACCCGCCGCCATCACGTCAGCATTAGCGGCAGCAACTAAACGCGGAGCGCTTATCAAAGGTGGCGCAGCATTAGAGCAATTAGGCACTGTTAACACTATCGCATTAGATAAAACAGGCACATTAACAGAAGGGAAACCTCAAGTTACTGATGTTGTAGCTGAAACTGGATTTAATGAAAAAGAAGTACTGACTTTTGCTTCATCCGTAGAAATTGGCTCTCATCACCCATTAGCAAAAGCCATTATCAATAAAGCACAAGATGAAGGTGTGCTTGTTGTTGAAGCGGAAGATCGTAAAGCGCTAGCAGGTAAAGGAATTGAAGGTTATTTAAATAGCCAACATATTTTGGTGAGTGCACCTTCTCAATTATCAGAAGCCACATTACTCTCTTCTCAATGGCAACAAGAAGTTGCACGCCTTGAAGATGAAGGTAAAACCGTGGTTGTCGTATTAAAAGAGAGCCAGCTTATCGGTGTTATTGCTATGCAAGATACCTTACGCAGTGATGCTGTTGAATCAATGAAGTTATTGAAAGAGATGAACATCAATGCCGTTATGCTAACTGGTGATAATCCAAGAGCAGCCGCGGCTATTGCGAAAAAATTAGGTATGGATTTCCGAGCAGGATTACTGCCTGAAGATAAAGTAACTTCAGTAATGGAAATCAGTAAAACACATAACACAATGATGGTGGGTGATGGTATCAATGATGCGCCAGCAATGAAAGCTGCAACCATTGGTGTCGCGATGGGAAGCGGTACAGACGTTGCACTTGAAACAGCTGATGCAGCATTAACGCATAACCGTTTAACGGGCTTACCTGAAGTTATTAAGTTATCTCGTGCGACACGTAAAATTATCCGTGAAAACATCACGATAGCACTTGGTTTAAAAGCGATATTTTTAGTAACAAGCTTATTAGGAATTACTGGGCTTTGGGTTGCTGTTCTTGCTGACTCAGGAGCGACAGCACTGGTAACAGCCAATGCCGTAAGACTATTAAGAGTAAAAATTAGCGCCTCAAGCAAAGAGTAA
- a CDS encoding lysoplasmalogenase — MSWPFLAVLFSGWLYIDAAYRGPNWQRWLFRPITLLLLLLWAWQVPEHNINSYLIVGALLATLLSDILRMFDGKYLLPSLALVFLSYILYMVSFLLPLQLSFYLPLLGFVILAFIIILAIVWTKLDKLAIPASLTLLAAFAMFWIAGEKFFYLSNDYNLSVMIGSLLLVIAYSVWLINRFRFSFSASKGLVSACYFIGHFFIVRALFL, encoded by the coding sequence ATGAGTTGGCCTTTTCTCGCCGTATTATTCTCCGGATGGCTTTATATAGATGCCGCATATCGAGGTCCTAATTGGCAACGATGGCTATTCCGTCCTATCACGCTACTGCTTTTATTACTTTGGGCATGGCAAGTTCCCGAGCACAATATTAATAGTTACCTAATTGTAGGTGCATTATTAGCGACTTTGCTTTCTGATATTTTAAGAATGTTTGATGGTAAGTATTTACTACCTTCTCTTGCCTTAGTTTTTCTAAGTTACATACTTTATATGGTGAGTTTTTTATTACCACTCCAACTCTCTTTCTATCTTCCTTTACTTGGATTCGTGATTCTTGCTTTTATCATCATTCTAGCCATTGTTTGGACTAAGCTCGATAAATTAGCCATTCCAGCTTCTTTAACTTTACTAGCCGCATTTGCTATGTTTTGGATTGCGGGTGAAAAATTCTTCTACTTAAGTAATGATTACAACTTATCAGTGATGATTGGCTCATTATTGTTAGTGATTGCTTACTCAGTATGGCTAATCAACCGCTTCCGCTTCTCATTTTCAGCGTCTAAAGGGCTTGTCAGCGCCTGTTATTTTATTGGTCATTTCTTTATTGTCAGAGCACTGTTCCTTTAG
- a CDS encoding DUF2500 domain-containing protein: MNKAAILGIAVLVIIIASATYRFFEQRKQRISDDNSPVILYMVEVIDKKEVAANERRSRENDVNGPETIHYYQVTFRLTTDDRKDLVLRMDKSAYQDIEPEMKGRLFMQGSRFVKFETDMPSDELNNK, encoded by the coding sequence ATGAATAAAGCGGCTATTTTAGGAATTGCGGTACTGGTGATTATTATAGCGTCAGCAACTTATCGTTTCTTCGAACAAAGAAAACAGCGGATAAGTGACGATAATTCACCTGTTATACTCTATATGGTTGAAGTCATTGACAAAAAAGAAGTTGCAGCAAATGAACGGCGTTCAAGAGAAAATGATGTAAATGGCCCAGAAACAATACATTATTATCAAGTGACCTTTCGTTTAACCACTGATGATCGTAAAGACTTAGTGTTAAGAATGGATAAATCAGCTTATCAAGATATTGAACCTGAAATGAAAGGGCGTTTGTTTATGCAGGGCAGTCGTTTTGTAAAGTTTGAAACCGATATGCCAAGTGATGAGCTAAATAATAAATAA